Part of the Juglans regia cultivar Chandler chromosome 14, Walnut 2.0, whole genome shotgun sequence genome, ATGCCCTGCATGTACAGATGAAAAAGATTCTATGTGGTTGGTCTATGGGAACAAACATTGCTATTTGGGTCATTGTCGATGGTTGGTTTCAAAACACAGTTGGAGATAGAAAAAAAAGTGCTTTTAATGGGTATGTTGAGCTTCATCCTCAACTTGAAAGGGTCACGAGAGAGGCTTTGGTAGAGCAATTACTTTGGGTTGAAAATGTAGAGTTTTGTAAATCTTCAGAGAAGAGGAAACAGCTGCCCAATCAAtgtaattggaaaaaaaaaaaaaaaaacatatgtgaCAACGTCTTGGGAACGTTGATGAGCATTGAAGGAATAAGGACTCTGCCAATACTCGTAGAGATTTTGCAAATCTTGGACTACGAAAAGAATTGCATTTACAATACGATGATGATCTTGTTTCTATGAGTCTTGCATACTACATGTTAAATGAGCGAATGAGCTTTTGTGTGTGGTTGTCAGAAGTTAAATTCCCTGATAGTTTTCTGCAAATATTGCTCGATGTGTCAACATGAGTGAAGGGAGAGTCCAAGGAATGAAGAGCCATGATTGTCATATCTTCATGCAAACACTACTACCAGTTGTGATTGGTTGGTACTTACGACCCGATATGTGCCAAGCTTTAATAGAGTTAAgctcattttttaaagaattatgTTCACGAACATTGCAGTTATCAGTGTTGCATCGTCTTCAAGCTAATATCCCAATCATTCTCTGTGCATATTAGATATTTGTCAAAAAATGTATAAAGGCAAAATATTGTAGTGTCATAAGGGTCTATTGATATAAAATTAGGGTATGGAATTTGAATAGTGAATGTAACGAATTTGAAGTTGAGTAATTGTAtgtattttgtgaaaaaccaTTCTAAAATGGGTTATTCATGGACAAATATGGTTTTGTTCAATGGTGCACTCCAGATTTATAACCACCCTCCACTATCTCTTAGAAATTTGTGCAGGTTGTTAAGTATACTTATGTGTATGTTGTGGGCTCTTTGCATGAGGATGCTAGTAAGTATAAACTATACGAATGTAATTCAATATATTTGGGCAGACTTATTATGAGAATCTTTATTATTGAatgaagtgtgtgtgtgtgtgtgtcctaGTATCTTTGAAAGTGGTCAAAGAAGCTAATTTATGTATGACTTTTGTTTTCCCAAATATCTCTCAGCCCCTAATATGTGTGGATGAAGAGACTAtgtggttttagattttggagaGATGAATTGGAGCTTGTCTCAGCAACATGAAATTCTTTAAAACTATATGTCTAGTGCTGTGAATTTGTATACAAGTAGTTACAAGCAATATATGTTGTAGTGGGTTATAGtgtatttttcataacatatattaatatatgttatgaaaaatacttgagTATGCATGTAGGCCTTCTTATTGTACTTTCCACTTCTGAACATGATGTATTTCCTTGAATATGGTTGACATGGAAGATATTGGAATCaagttatttatgaaaaattccCAATAATTATTAGACATATTTCCTATGGTCCATTCTAGAATGGATGTTGTTATATGTATGATTTGCATGATTTGAAGTTATTTAGTACTGTACAGTGGCTTCATTggtttatttgaataaaaaatgagatggcTCAAATCGTGATGGTAATAGTTCGTGGgaaaagcttcaaatcaaaattttttcttataacaaaattatgttaaaaaagaCTTCTACCCAAAAGATGGACTTTTGGTAATATGTTTTTCTGTAGGAAGCAACAACAATTTTCCTTATAGGCAGTATTTAtgggaagagaaatgatacttgcagtcgtgagcgtgcagtcgtcgtgcagtcgctttgaaaaaagtgaataaataagggacccacctgaaaagaaattaattttttaatagtggaccccactctttttcaaagcgactgcacggcatttgcgcattccacgactgtatgtagcattactcgagAAGAGAATGATCAATACCAAGGAGTACCAGTCGGGGCAAAAAGTGCAGCCCAATAGTATTATTGACCGTAATTTCCATCAACAATCTTCGTGGATTTCCCAAAAGCAAATAGTGCAAGATTCACTAAGATTGTAGGACTATTTGCTACGAGTATTTAAGAGCTTTACCCTTAGATGTTCTCGTGGGGAAAACAAATTTTTTCCCATGAGTTCAAGCTATCgtggaaaaaaaagtttttcttaCTAATTTTATTTCACGAAGTTCTTACAATACGAGTTGGTAGAAAAAAGCTATTTCTCATGGGGACCATGTCTTTTGCCACCAAACTCCTTCATGGATAAAAACAGTATTTCTTGTAGagtgataataataaaatgatataagttAATGTATCCAAACCTCCTCTTTTAAGTGATTAGGAATTACACAAACACTTGAATTTGGCAACATTTCTAGCTAAGATTAACACGAGATTTCCGAGCTTAGCTTGTTGCTTAAGGTTTGCTACAAGTGATATTTCATCTGTCGAAATTtggatatcaaaatatttaaactcatatcattttattttatctcattattataaattttttaaatttttaaataaaataaaataaataattattattttttaatttcaaaaaaaaaataatctaataatatttaatcaacttttattttaattcatttggtCTGATTTCCCTATGCATCTCGTCTAACAACTAATTCATCTCGTCATCTCCTATCCAAACCTTCCCAATTGAGGTAGTTACGTTTTTTTGTGTGCAGTTTCAGGTACGTAATTAAGCAGCAGCAGCAATTTCCGTTCTAAAATTCTTTCTACAGAaccaaccgagagagagagagagagggagagagagccgTGAAGTATAAAGAAGATGAATTGTGTGAGAGTTGGAAGATGGGTCAAACGATATTCCAACTCCAGATCCAGATCCCATTTCCCAGCATTCCCGGAACGCCGCCGTCCCATGTCCTCCCCCTCCTCGTCTCCCATCGAGGAAATCTTAAAACCCACCtccttcaatttcaaaatttacgTGGCCCAAAAAGCCAATACCATCAACCGAGCCCTCGACGCCGCCGTTCCGCTCAAAGATCCCATGGAGATCCACAATGCCATGCGCTACTCCCTTCTCGCTGGTGGCAAGCGAATCTGCCCTCTCGTTTGTATAGCGGCCTGCGAGCTCGTTGGTGGCACCGAACCCATGGCCATGCCCGCCGCTTGCTCCGTCGAGATGATCCACACCATGTCTCTGATCCACGACGATCTTCCTTGCATGGACAACGATGACCTCCGCCGAGGGCAGCCCACGAGTCACAAGGTTTTCGGCGAAGCCGTGGCAGTTCTCGCCGGCGATGCACTCCTGGCATTAGCTTTCGAGCACATAGCCTCCTCCACGGTGGGCGTGCCCTCTGCGAGGATTGTCGGTGGAATTGGACAGCTTGCGAGGTTCATCGGCGCTGACGGGGTAGTAGGCGGTCAAGTAGCTGATTTAACTTCAAAGGGGCAGTCTGAAGTGCGTTTCGAGCACCTCGAATTCATTCATCTGCGCAAGACCGCAGCCATGTTGGAAGGCACTGCGGTTCTTGGAGCTGTGCTGGGTGGTGGTTCCGACGAGGAGGTTGAGAAACTGAGGACTTTCGCCAGGTACACTGGATTACTTTTTCAGGTAGTGGATGACATTCTCGACGTGACAAAATCGTCGGAGGAATTGGGGAAAACGGCGGGGAAGGACTTGGTGGACGATAAGGTTACGTATCCCAAGCTAATGGGTATCGACAAATCGAGGGAGTTTGCGGAGAAATTGAAGGAGGATGCGCAGGAGCAGCTCTCCGGCTTTGATCCCGATAAGGCAGCGCCGTTGGTTGCCCTGGCCGATTTTATTGCTCATCGGTCAAACTAGTCTCATGTGTAACTCTGTAACTTGTAACTGGTCGTTTCAGGGGAGGCTCCGTCGTTTTGGAGGAGGCTTTTTGTTGAGATTTCCGATCGAGTAATTACGTACAGTCTTATAAGTgctacatattttattttttaaaaaaattaaatttattattataaaattattatttttatataaatcttatatttaattatttttttaaaaagtgtgtgACATTTGTGctgtatatatcatttatctaacaacgaaaaatatgaaaattacaaactGGTGCTATGCtttcatttatgttttattttccaagaaattcAAGTCATTCGGCACAAGGAGTAACATGATCCCACCTTCTAATCGTTTAGggtcaatttaaaatatagacaTAATTTCAAGACTAGTTTAAAAACTTTCTAAACTATACATACTAGTTTGCaaaaacttttaacaaaaacctgaacaataatttttcctctttctttgaCTTTTAATTTTCGTAAATAGGTTCAAAGCAGTTTTGTTGTAAGTTGAGAATTTACAAGAATTGTGgcctagaaaaaaaatatgttgaacttatcttttttattaagTAGAAAATAGAGAATTGAATATGATAAATGGGCCAAGCCGattaataatgtaaaaataacataaactaGCCGTTCGGCCTGGTAACATTTGGGCTTTGAAAGAGGAAGAATGGGCCTTACTGCACGGAAAAATACGGGTTAGGTTTCCACATTTGGCGGGAAACCACgagaacacagagagagagagagagagagagggagaggagggaGAATGGCGAATAAGCTAATCAGCGAGATTGGTTTGCCCAAGTCGATCGCCAACATCTTCGCAGCTCGTAACATCGTCACTGCCAAGGTACCTAAATAAGTGtaaattgtaatgattttgaTTGCGTTTCGTATTTAGCTCCAATTGCAACTACTGTCTTGTTTGGATTTTGGGAACCAAATTTTCCCCAAACTCACGTATTTTTCGTTCTCAATTAGATTAAAATCTTGTCAAGCACATAGTTCGAATCCATGTGCTCCATTTACTTATCATGTATATTAATACATTGATTTTTACCAATCCAGAACTCCTTTTTTAAGAATATCTTGTAAAAACGtaaaattcattattttcaacatattttagCAATTAAATTTCGGTCTATTGATATTTGACAAGCATGATAGGCATATAAAGACTTGAATCGGATGGTGGGTTTCAGCAAAATATTGATCCTGGTGTCATAATATTATGAGCCGTGCTGGCCATAAGCTCTGCACCTtacacacccacttaaaaacatgtcattttacttaaaaatatgtcgTTCCAGATTCCGTCCCCTTCTTTCCTTTCCAAGTCCCCTGCTTCCTGGTCCTTAACGCCggcaaaaaaaaatcctatcaCAATGATTTCTTAGGGCATTTCTTCAACCTTCCACTTCTCTTCACTGCACTAAGAACTTGGACTTGGGCATATTCCAATCGGCAACATAGGAAGGAGTTATAAGGTAACTgtagcccctctctctctctcatttttgtaATGTCACTGTACACCATATATATACTTGAGTACACCTATAACTTGATGTATACATgatgaaatcaaaattaaaagatcgagaaaagttttaaacagttGAAATTTTGGTCCAGTTTTCTTCTGCAGCATGACAAATTGCTAGGGATGATCATGCAAGTACGTCGGCGGAAGTTTTATTCTCTCCATGCATTTGAAGGATGGCTTTAAATCTGATTTACACCAACATATGAagttgatatattaatatttttctggAATTACCGAATGGTTATGACATGTTGCCTATTGGAGTCATCATGGCCATTCTTAATCTGAAAATTGCAGCAAAAATTGTTGTACTCAATTGCGATCTTGTGATTGACCGGCGTTAAGGACCAGGAAGTAGGGGACTTGGAGGGGGGGGGGTGAAGAAGAAAGGGACGGAATCTGGAACATGTTTTTAAGTAAAATGAGGGTAAAAAGgtaaaatgacatgtttttaagtgggtgtgcagggtgtggggcttatgtctagaatttttctaatattatagAAGAGTTATAATATGTGTAAATTGAACCTAATTGATATATGTTTGTGTATTTATCTTCAAGCTAGATGCAGCAAGTTAGGTCATGTGTCCTAAAAAATGTTATCGTTGATTATAATTCTAAATTTTTGCCAACTTCATCAgaagaataactcaattaaaaaaatatggtttttGGACCCACTTTTATGGCCAtttggaaaattgaaatttgatttgtttGCTTCAGGATGCCTTGTCTTTGACTGAATTTCagttgatggagttgttagaTGTGGGGTGGGCAGAAGTAACGTCTGCAGTAGCACACATCAGTGCAATTGTGTGTCCACCATATCAAAGTGTAAGCTTGCAGCTTAGTTTTATCAATTAATGTAGTTAGTTGGCTCAACTATGCACTGGattatatattttccttctttgattttgAGTTCCCCAAAGTTGTTAGTTCTAGTTCTTTTCAGGCATTATCACTAATGGAGCAGCGGGTTAAAAATGAGCACTTGGCTGGCCATCTTCCTACAGGCCTGAAAGGATTAGATGAAGCCTTATGTGGTGGGATACCATTTGGTGTTTTGACAGAGTTGGTTGGTCCAGCTGGAATTGGCAAAACACAAGTACAACTCTTTCATAAGTACCTTATTCATCATTAATATGTGTTTACTTGAGGGTTTTGTCCTGATGGGTGTATCTTCTTCCCCtcaaattgataattttatctGACCATTTTCACTCAATGTCACcatcaaatgaataatgaattcaTACATTCTGTACATTTGGAAGGAGTTTTAGTTTTGCATCATGGATAGTTGCAAAGAAAACCTTTATTAAATGGCTGTTAGGTGAAAGCCACACATCATGAGCTTTCCAGGGACTCCAGTGCACGTAGGGTCTGGGTGTCTGATTCTTGAGTTTTTGTGTTTCAGTTTAAGCTAGAAGGGATCAACCACTGGCATCTGCAGTTCACCGAAAATAAAGATAGCATTAAATCCCAACTACAGAGGCAATATGCAGCTCCTTTTTTTCAATTAACTGTTGTACGGGATGCTTGGGAAATTGAAGGCCACAATGTACTTTATCAAAACATAATCCAAATTATTTTCGTTCTTCCTTACAGCAGCTTCAAATTGGACAACTTCTTTTTACTTAACAGGAGCTAATTATGTTCACTGCACTTGGAAGGTGTGTTTGgcaaagatgaaaattttaaaatgatcatTGCTTTGTAGACGTGTTGAAAGGATGTTTTATGCTACTTAGATAGACATTTCATTGCGCATCCCGGTGTATAAAGGAAATTGGACTCTTTGACGAGTCAATGCTGCATCTATGTATTGGCAATGAGCTGAGGCAATTTATTATTTGgtgaaaataatgatagaaaattgTAGCCTTTATTAGCTTTCAGTTTCCCTTTTTTTAGACCTATCTACTGTGAAAATCAACCTGTCTATAATCTTTGAAATATTATAGACACAACACACACTTTTGTTGGTTATGTTGTGGGGAAACACATCTTTAGAAAAAGCCATGtcttcttttattcattttgatgAGTGAGTTTTTTTATCAAGGGATACAACTTGAACTTGCAGTCAAGTATGACAAGGTATTCTCTATAATATTTCGAAGCTATCTAGTTTGGTTGGTCGAGCTTTTAGCTGTAGTTTGCTTTGCTTGATTAAATTGCAGTTTTGCTTAAAGCTCTCTTTATTGGCGTCGCTACCTTCAAGTTATGGAGGCTTGGACGGCcatgtaatatatattgatgtagAATCCAAATTTAGTTCAAGAAGGTACTGAAGTGCAACTATCGCTTATGTGGGGTGTGTGTTCCTTACATCTAATTTTTCAATAAGTAGAGCAATATTTTCAATTCaggaaattttcttttctcaggTTGATAGAAATTGGAGCGAAAAGTTTCCCAGAAATATTTCTCATGAAAGGAATGGCCAAGAAAGTATGGGTTATCATTTGAGTCTTTCCCTTTTCATTCTTTCGCTTCACAGCATGACTGAGGTTAACCAGAGATTGTTATTCCATCCATCTATGTTCAGATGAGTGGCAGGATCCTTGTTTGGCGTCCAGCATCCCTTTCTGAGTTCACTGAGAGGTAAGAATTTATGTTTTAAGGCCCTAGAATGGATAGAATAAGACTGGAACTTCGGTGTTGCCAATAAATGAGACTTCAGCTGGATAGTAAGTCATGCACTATTAAAACCAGGACCTTTCcaatttaacaatttttttttttttggggaagagagggaaagaaaaatgtCTACAGCTGGTGTTTTGTAAAGAAATTTGGTTTAAGAGAGTGGAATAACTACATGTTTAGACTATAGACTAGTGGTGAAAGGAAGGGCTTAAGATGAGCTTCAGATTCAGACATCTTGTTTGATTCCACActtaggggttgtttggaagaggtttcatctcattcccaaacatcactcaaacacaaacacttttcactttcaaatattcaactttttcatctaatcatgattacctaatcattacaactttcccaaactttcaaacaaaacacaaaaaataattcaactttttcaaatctcaaaacaaatataatattaaaaaaattatattcgaacaatattttaacttgataattttattcaactctatTAGACTATGTGATAAATCAGCTACACAACATACCAACAGCATAGCAACAGCAAATCATTAGTGTGCACTGCAGTGACTCCTTTCTGTTATTCGCTGTTGTTATTGTAACAATAAATATTCTTTGATTCCTTATGgaaagtctatatatagacaCAGTGTTGATAAATGAAATCACGCAGAAATTCAACAAATTCTAATtctcttacatggtatcaagagccctCTGACGAAGCTCCTTTTTCGATCCATGGCGTCATCCTCTTCCTCCCTTTCCTCGGTATCTTCCATTATTTCTACTTCTTCTCACATTGTTACCACCAAACTCGCCACAGAAAACTCTCCTCTAGAAAGTTCAAACCACAGCTTATCTAAGAGGTCAAGACCTCTTCTCTTATGTTGATGGCTCGCTTCCCGCCCCACCTGAATTTCTCACTAAGACCACAAATCAAATACCCAAACCCAATCCTGCATTCTTAGTCTGGAGACGTACTGACCAAATGGTCCTAAGTGTACTGTTCTCTTCTCTATCAGAATCCATTCTAGGTCATGTGCTCTCATCTTCCACATCTAGAGCATTATGGTCCTCCCTCTCCTCCATCTTTTCTTCTCACTCACAAGCAAAAGAGTTTCAGGTTAGGTTCCAACTTACCAACCTCTCTCGTGGTGAACTAAGCATCTCTGAATATTTTAGTAAAGTTCGTCTTCTAGCCGACTCTCTTGCTGCAACAGGCAATGCTCTATCTGATAAAGAGCTTGTTTCCTATCTCTTAAATGGCCTCAGACCCTCATACGAATTCCTTCGTAACTTCCATTACAACCAGATCTGACCCTTTGACCGTCCATGAATTGTATCAACTGCTGCTCATTCAAGAGACCAGACTTTCACATCTTACCAACAGCACAACACCTTCTCTTGACTTCTCTACAAATTTCAGCTCTGCTAGTGGGACACGAGGTCGTCCTTTTCAACGAGCTAGGAGACAGGGCTGTGGTCGTGGGAGGCCTTTCAACAACAATCGTGGTGGTTGCACTAGTTTCAACAACTCATCCCAACAGCACACAACAACACGGACAACATGCCAAGTTTGCAACAAAGTAGGGCATGTCGCCCTTCAATGTAGAAACAGGTTTAATCATTCTTACCAATATGATTCTCCTAGTAATTTTTCTGCAAATTTCACTAGCTCTTCCTCAGAGAATGTGTGGTACCCTGATTCTGTTGCTACGCATCATATCACAAATGAACTGTCAAACTTGAATCTCTCATCAGAACAATACAGTGGAGATGACACTATAAGGGTTGGCGATGGCACTGGACTCCCCATACAAAATTTTGGTGACTCTTCTCTTCCCTCCACTtcatcttcatttcttcttaaaaaTCTTCTTCGTGTCCCATCTATTACCAAAAATTTGATCTTTGTCCTTCGTTTTTGCATAGACAATCACTGTTTCTTTGAGTTCCACTCATCACATTTCTCTGTTAAGGATTTGCAGACGAAGCAAACGCTCCTCACCGGGCCAACCCGTGATGGGTTATATGTGTTTCCCACCGTCCCTTCATCTTCTCCTTCCATCCACGTCAGTCAAAAGATCCCCCTTCCACAATGGCATCGCAGATTGGGTCATCCTTCCCTTGCTCTTGTTCGTCGTGTTCTACACAACAGTTG contains:
- the LOC108989613 gene encoding geranylgeranyl pyrophosphate synthase, chloroplastic-like; the encoded protein is MNCVRVGRWVKRYSNSRSRSHFPAFPERRRPMSSPSSSPIEEILKPTSFNFKIYVAQKANTINRALDAAVPLKDPMEIHNAMRYSLLAGGKRICPLVCIAACELVGGTEPMAMPAACSVEMIHTMSLIHDDLPCMDNDDLRRGQPTSHKVFGEAVAVLAGDALLALAFEHIASSTVGVPSARIVGGIGQLARFIGADGVVGGQVADLTSKGQSEVRFEHLEFIHLRKTAAMLEGTAVLGAVLGGGSDEEVEKLRTFARYTGLLFQVVDDILDVTKSSEELGKTAGKDLVDDKVTYPKLMGIDKSREFAEKLKEDAQEQLSGFDPDKAAPLVALADFIAHRSN
- the LOC108989604 gene encoding DNA repair protein RAD51 homolog 2 isoform X3; the encoded protein is MANKLISEIGLPKSIANIFAARNIVTAKDALSLTEFQLMELLDVGWAEVTSAVAHISAIVCPPYQSALSLMEQRVKNEHLAGHLPTGLKGLDEALCGGIPFGVLTELVGPAGIGKTQFCLKLSLLASLPSSYGGLDGHVIYIDVESKFSSRRLIEIGAKSFPEIFLMKGMAKKMSGRILVWRPASLSEFTERLQQIKVSLHQNEVKLLVIDSMAALVSGECEQGIPRQHPLGWHVSFIKSLAEFSRIPIVVTNQVRSQSSDEACQFSFQVQRWKETKEDHARYGSHLVAALGVHWAHAVTIRLVLEAKSGQRFLKVSKSPISAPLAFPFDITASGMSLLSDDGIELTGPDINAIHSQGHSDIINFTGESLQ
- the LOC108989604 gene encoding DNA repair protein RAD51 homolog 2 isoform X4: MANKLISEIGLPKSIANIFAARNIVTAKDALSLTEFQLMELLDVGWAEVTSAVAHISAIVCPPYQSALSLMEQRVKNEHLAGHLPTGLKGLDEALCGGIPFGVLTELVGPAGIGKTQFCLKLSLLASLPSSYGGLDGHVIYIDVESKFSSRRLIEIGAKSFPEIFLMKGMAKKMSGRILVWRPASLSEFTERLQQIKVSLHQNEVKLLVIDSMAALVSGFSRFGSIFKEIKSTISLALPIVFPKSLPLPSIANFTDWAHSRECEQGIPRQHPLGWHVSFIKSLAEFSRIPIVVTNQVRSQSSDEACQFSFQEMEGNQGGSCKIWFSSCCCFGSSLGSCCNNPSCSRG